In Aythya fuligula isolate bAytFul2 chromosome 14, bAytFul2.pri, whole genome shotgun sequence, the following proteins share a genomic window:
- the CANX gene encoding calnexin isoform X2, with protein MELKWLLYVALLALGTLAVQAHDMDDDNDGDDVVDIEDDLDDGIEEVEESKPGTSSPPPAPKVTYRAPVPTGEVYFVESFDKGTLDGWILSKAKKDDTDDEISKYDGKWEVQDMKDTKLPGDKGLVLVTRAKHHAISSKLSKPFVFDTKPLIIQYEVNFQNGIECGGAYVKLLSKTPELNLDQFHDKTPYTIMFGPDKCGEDYKLHFIFRHKNPKTGKYEEKHAKRPDADLKTYFTDKKTHLYTLVLNPDNSFEILVDQTVVNSGNLLNDMSPPVNPPREIEDPNDQKPEDWDERPKIPDPDAVKPDDWDEDAPAKIPDENAVKPEGWLDDEPEYVADPDAEKPEDWDEDMDGEWEAPQIANPKCESAPGCGTWQRPMIDNPNYKGKWKPPMIDNVNYQGIWKPRKIPNPDFFEDLEPFKMTPFSAVGLELWSMTSDIFFDNFIICTERAVADDWANDGWGLKKAADGAAEPGVVGQMMAAAEERPWLWVVYILTVALPVFLVVLFCCSGKKQPSAAEYKKTDAPQPDVMSEEKEEEKDKGDKEEEEEEETNEEKLEKQKSDADIGSASQEEEEEEDEEEDRKPASEEEETVNRSPRNRKPRKD; from the exons ATGGAGCTGAAATGGTTACTGTACGTGGCCCTGCTAGCCCTCGGGACTCTTGCCGTCCAGGCGCATGATATGGATGATGACAATGACGGTGATGATGTAGTTGATATTGAGGATGATTTGGATGATGGCATTGAGGAGGTAGAAGAGTCAAAGCCTGGAACTAGCagtcctcctccagctccaaaG GTTACCTACAGGGCTCCAGTCCCAACTGGCGAGGTGTATTTTGTAGAGTCCTTTGATAAAGGAACTCTGGATGG ATGGATCCTTTCCAAAGCCAAGAAAGATGATACAGATGATGAAATTTCCAAATATGATG GTAAATGGGAAGTCCAAGACATGAAGGACACCAAGCTTCCAGGAGACAAAGGGCTTGTACTGGTAACCCGAGCCAAACATCATGCAATTTCATCCAAACTTTCAAAGCCTTTTGTATTTGATACCAAGCCCCTTATTATACA gTATGAAGTAAACTTCCAAAATGGAATAGAGTGCGGTGGGGCCTACGTGAAGTTGCTTTCAAAGACCCCTGAGCTTAACCTG GATCAGTTCCATGACAAAACTCCATATACAATCATGTTTGGCCCTGACAAATGTGGAGAGGACTATAAATTGCACTTCATCTTCCGACACAAAAACCCAAAGACTGGCAAATATGAGGAGAAGCATGCGAAGCGTCCAGATGCAGACTTAAAGACCTACTTCACCGATAAGAAGACGCACCTTTATACTCTGG tcttGAATCCTGATAATAGTTTTGAAATACTGGTTGATCAAACGGTTGTCAACAGTGGGAACTTGCTAAATGATATGTCTCCTCCTGTGAATCCACCCCGAGAGATTGAGGACCCGAATGACCAGAAGCCTGAGGACTGGGATGAGAGGCCCAAAATCCCAGATCCAGATGCTGTTAAACCAGATGACTG GGATGAGGATGCTCCTGCAAAAATACCTGatgaaaatgctgtgaaacCAGAGGGCTGGCTGGATGATGAGCCAGAATATGTAGCAGACCCTGATGCTGAGAAGCCTGAAGATTG GGATGAGGATATGGATGGTGAATGGGAGGCACCTCAGATTGCAAATCCTAAGTGTGAgtcagctcctggctgtggTACCTGGCAGCGACCAATGATTGACAATCCAAACTACAAAGGCAAATGGAAGCCTCCTATGATTGATAACGTGAACTATCAG GGCATTTGGAAACCCAGGAAGATCCCAAACCCAGATTTCTTTGAAGACCTGGAGCCTTTCAAGATGACTCCCTTCAGTGCTGTGGGACTTGAGCTATGGTCAATGACTTCTGACATCTTTTTTGACAACTTTATCATATGTACTGAAAGAGCTGTGGCTGATGATTGGGCTAATGATGGATGGGGACTGAAAAAGGCAGCTGATGGTGCTGCAGAG CCTGGTGTTGTGGGCCAGATgatggcagcagctgaagagcGTCCCTGGCTTTGGGTAGTGTACATCCTCACTGTGGCTTTGCCAGTGTTCCTTGTTgtccttttctgctgttctggGAAG aagcagcCAAGTGCTGCAGAATACAAAAAGACTGATGCTCCCCAGCCTGATGTGATGAGcgaggagaaagaagaagaaaaggacaaaggagacaaagaagaggaggaggaggaggaaacaaaTGAGGAGAAGCTAG agaagcaaaaaagtGATGCTGATATAGGAAGTGCTAGtcaagaggaagaggaggaagaagacgAGGAAGAGGACAGGAAACCTGCATCAGAG GAGGAAGAAACTGTGAATAGATCACCCAGAAACAGAAAGCCAAggaaagattga
- the CANX gene encoding calnexin isoform X1: MELKWLLYVALLALGTLAVQAHDMDDDNDGDDVVDIEDDLDDGIEEVEESKPGTSSPPPAPKVTYRAPVPTGEVYFVESFDKGTLDGWILSKAKKDDTDDEISKYDGKWEVQDMKDTKLPGDKGLVLVTRAKHHAISSKLSKPFVFDTKPLIIQYEVNFQNGIECGGAYVKLLSKTPELNLDQFHDKTPYTIMFGPDKCGEDYKLHFIFRHKNPKTGKYEEKHAKRPDADLKTYFTDKKTHLYTLVLNPDNSFEILVDQTVVNSGNLLNDMSPPVNPPREIEDPNDQKPEDWDERPKIPDPDAVKPDDWDEDAPAKIPDENAVKPEGWLDDEPEYVADPDAEKPEDWDEDMDGEWEAPQIANPKCESAPGCGTWQRPMIDNPNYKGKWKPPMIDNVNYQGIWKPRKIPNPDFFEDLEPFKMTPFSAVGLELWSMTSDIFFDNFIICTERAVADDWANDGWGLKKAADGAAEPGVVGQMMAAAEERPWLWVVYILTVALPVFLVVLFCCSGKKQPSAAEYKKTDAPQPDVMSEEKEEEKDKGDKEEEEEEETNEEKLEEKQKSDADIGSASQEEEEEEDEEEDRKPASEEEETVNRSPRNRKPRKD, from the exons ATGGAGCTGAAATGGTTACTGTACGTGGCCCTGCTAGCCCTCGGGACTCTTGCCGTCCAGGCGCATGATATGGATGATGACAATGACGGTGATGATGTAGTTGATATTGAGGATGATTTGGATGATGGCATTGAGGAGGTAGAAGAGTCAAAGCCTGGAACTAGCagtcctcctccagctccaaaG GTTACCTACAGGGCTCCAGTCCCAACTGGCGAGGTGTATTTTGTAGAGTCCTTTGATAAAGGAACTCTGGATGG ATGGATCCTTTCCAAAGCCAAGAAAGATGATACAGATGATGAAATTTCCAAATATGATG GTAAATGGGAAGTCCAAGACATGAAGGACACCAAGCTTCCAGGAGACAAAGGGCTTGTACTGGTAACCCGAGCCAAACATCATGCAATTTCATCCAAACTTTCAAAGCCTTTTGTATTTGATACCAAGCCCCTTATTATACA gTATGAAGTAAACTTCCAAAATGGAATAGAGTGCGGTGGGGCCTACGTGAAGTTGCTTTCAAAGACCCCTGAGCTTAACCTG GATCAGTTCCATGACAAAACTCCATATACAATCATGTTTGGCCCTGACAAATGTGGAGAGGACTATAAATTGCACTTCATCTTCCGACACAAAAACCCAAAGACTGGCAAATATGAGGAGAAGCATGCGAAGCGTCCAGATGCAGACTTAAAGACCTACTTCACCGATAAGAAGACGCACCTTTATACTCTGG tcttGAATCCTGATAATAGTTTTGAAATACTGGTTGATCAAACGGTTGTCAACAGTGGGAACTTGCTAAATGATATGTCTCCTCCTGTGAATCCACCCCGAGAGATTGAGGACCCGAATGACCAGAAGCCTGAGGACTGGGATGAGAGGCCCAAAATCCCAGATCCAGATGCTGTTAAACCAGATGACTG GGATGAGGATGCTCCTGCAAAAATACCTGatgaaaatgctgtgaaacCAGAGGGCTGGCTGGATGATGAGCCAGAATATGTAGCAGACCCTGATGCTGAGAAGCCTGAAGATTG GGATGAGGATATGGATGGTGAATGGGAGGCACCTCAGATTGCAAATCCTAAGTGTGAgtcagctcctggctgtggTACCTGGCAGCGACCAATGATTGACAATCCAAACTACAAAGGCAAATGGAAGCCTCCTATGATTGATAACGTGAACTATCAG GGCATTTGGAAACCCAGGAAGATCCCAAACCCAGATTTCTTTGAAGACCTGGAGCCTTTCAAGATGACTCCCTTCAGTGCTGTGGGACTTGAGCTATGGTCAATGACTTCTGACATCTTTTTTGACAACTTTATCATATGTACTGAAAGAGCTGTGGCTGATGATTGGGCTAATGATGGATGGGGACTGAAAAAGGCAGCTGATGGTGCTGCAGAG CCTGGTGTTGTGGGCCAGATgatggcagcagctgaagagcGTCCCTGGCTTTGGGTAGTGTACATCCTCACTGTGGCTTTGCCAGTGTTCCTTGTTgtccttttctgctgttctggGAAG aagcagcCAAGTGCTGCAGAATACAAAAAGACTGATGCTCCCCAGCCTGATGTGATGAGcgaggagaaagaagaagaaaaggacaaaggagacaaagaagaggaggaggaggaggaaacaaaTGAGGAGAAGCTAG aagagaagcaaaaaagtGATGCTGATATAGGAAGTGCTAGtcaagaggaagaggaggaagaagacgAGGAAGAGGACAGGAAACCTGCATCAGAG GAGGAAGAAACTGTGAATAGATCACCCAGAAACAGAAAGCCAAggaaagattga